The Cydia fagiglandana chromosome 4, ilCydFagi1.1, whole genome shotgun sequence genome has a window encoding:
- the LOC134663603 gene encoding venom acid phosphatase Acph-1-like, whose translation MSLATVVLLLVALTCGQEIHQEVDQPVELADELADTDVVLAFVIFRHGDRTPDEEELELSAEVVNKNVFFPYGTKALTNRGKQRAYKVGQYIRTRYDGLISRLYLPDEIVIRTTDYARTKMTALAALAAIYPPPPAQKWNPALDWQPVPYNMLPYDEDDLLYWYNCPRYLWLRDRIYQLPEVAPTLRQYNDLFRYLSEHTGTNITTPEQVFFLDNLFQALNNVNLGTPKWAQDVMPQIKAMTKIEYAIEVFNDELKRLSIGVLMAEIVNATNAAIAGFTDQPKLRLYSAHENNVATLMAAARVFEPHQPMYGATFSLELRRHQLTGQYGFTAVYAPVAGEPEQYLKINGCGGTTFCYYSTFLELTQNVLWSRQDFQNQCPRRN comes from the exons ATGAGTTTAGCGACTGTCGTACTGTTACTGGTCGCGTTGACGTGTGGTCAGGAGATACACCAGGAGGTGGACCAGCCTGTAGAACTGGCGGATGAGTTGGCCGATACCGATGTGGTGCTCGCTTTTGTG ATATTCCGTCACGGCGACCGCACCCCTGACGAGGAGGAGCTGGAACTCTCAGCGGAGGTCGTCAACAAAAACGTCTTCTTCCCTTACGGTACAAAAGCGCTAACCAAT CGGGGTAAGCAACGGGCCTATAAAGTCGGACAGTACATCAGAACACGCTACGATGGTTTGATATCGAGGCTGTACCTGCCGGACGAGATTGTGATCCGAACAACGGATTACGCGCGGACAAAGATGACGGCGCTGGCTGCGCTGGCCGCGATATATCCGCCGCCGCCTGCGCAGAAATGGAACCCTGCGTTGGACTGGCAACCTGTGCCATACAATATGTTGCCGTACGATGAGGATGAC ctCTTATACTGGTACAACTGCCCACGCTATCTCTGGCTGCGAGACAGAATATATCAACTACCTGAAGTGGCACCTACTTTGAGGCAATACAACGACCTATTCCGATACTTGAGCGAGCACACAGGAACAAACATCACCACACCCGAACAAGTTTTCTTTCTGGATAACCTTTTCCAAGCACTG AACAATGTTAACCTAGGAACACCTAAATGGGCACAAGACGTAATGCCCCAGATCAAAGCCATGACAAAGATTGAATATGCCATAGAAGTTTTTAATGACGAATTGAAGCGATTGTCGATAG GTGTGCTGATGGCAGAAATCGTGAATGCGACGAACGCTGCGATAGCCGGCTTCACCGACCAGCCCAAGTTGCGGCTGTACTCCGCTCACGAGAACAACGTGGCCACCCTGATGGCGGCCGCCAGGGTCTTCGAACCGCACCAGCCTATGTACGGAGCTACATTCTCGTTGGAGCTGCGACGTCATCAACTAACCGGGCAATACGGTTTTACG GCCGTGTACGCGCCCGTCGCCGGCGAGCCGGAACAATACCTCAAAATAAACGGATGCGGCGGCACAACGTTTTGCTACTACTCCACCTTCCTCGAACTGACGCAGAACGTTTTGTGGTCCCGTCAAGATTTCCAAAACCAGTGTCCGAGAAGAAATTGA
- the LOC134663602 gene encoding venom acid phosphatase Acph-1-like isoform X1: protein MVHLSSIICIKKEGGREEEPTNAAEAAPGLRTEHTCCCLGVLVGVSLIAALVAVILMKDNNVEVTVLRQVHVLMSHGERTPSERELAMLGTPPPDHVFAPYGAGAITNEGKMLTYEMGALLRKRYNNFMGPYYEQENSIVIASNTNLSKMTALLISAGLWPPPQEQEWNDTISWQPVPYNYPPSDKDFLLYEENCPRYNQEKERILDAYIKEGLLLPYKDLFHKIAQMTNINYSTPQDAYYLNNLFLIQDDIKVANPKWAKHVKRKLIAAAQVEYQMMFHDNLLKKLSGGALLQQIIKEASNSSWRVIVRTGTPVNVAALLAACVAAPPRMPDPGAALLFELHEKLPQPNEKNTLTYEQRFGFKIYYWDDDSAEPRLMEVPGCNAFCPLETFKELTALMVPVDFTTECELVAT from the exons ATGGTACATTTGTCGAGCATAATCTGTATCAA GAAAGAGGGCGGTCGCGAGGAGGAGCCGACCAACGCGGCGGAAGCGGCACCGGGCCTGCGCACCGAACACACCTGCTGCTGCCTCGGCGTGTTGGTAGGCGTCTCGCTCATCGCCG CCCTCGTAGCCGTGATCCTAATGAAAGATAACAACGTAGAAGTAACCGTCTTACGACAAGTACATGTG CTAATGTCCCATGGTGAACGAACACCCAGTGAACGCGAGCTAGCGATGCTGGGGACTCCGCCGCCGGACCACGTCTTCGCGCCCTACGGTGCCGGTGCTATTACTAAT GAGGGCAAGATGTTGACTTACGAGATGGGCGCATTACTTAGAAAAAGATATAATAACTTCATGGGACCTTATTATGAGCAAG aAAACAGCATAGTGATAGCGTCGAACACGAATCTGAGCAAGATGACAGCTCTCCTGATATCGGCGGGTCTGTGGCCGCCGCCGCAGGAGCAAGAGTGGAACGACACGATCAGCTGGCAGCCGGTGCCCTACAATTACCCGCCGAGTGATAAGGATTTC CTTCTGTATGAAGAAAACTGTCCGAGATATAATCAAGAAAAGGAGAGAATTTTAGACGCATACATAAAAGAGGGCTTGTTGCTGCCTTACAAAGATCTCTTCCACAAGATCGCGCAGATGACAAACATCAACTACAGCACGCCGCAAGACGCTTACTATTTAAACAATTTGTTCCTAATACAG GACGATATCAAAGTAGCGAACCCGAAATGGGCGAAACATGTGAAAAGAAAATTGATCGCGGCAGCGCAAGTGGAGTACCAGATGATGTTTCACGACAATTTGTTGAAAAAGCTCAGTGGTG GGGCTCTCCTCCAACAAATAATAAAGGAGGCGTCCAACTCCAGCTGGCGTGTGATAGTGCGCACGGGCACCCCCGTAAACGTGGCCGCTCTGCTGGCCGCTTGCGTGGCAGCGCCTCCGCGCATGCCCGATCCAGGCGCGGCGCTGCTTTTTGAATTACACGAAAAGTTACCGCAACCGAACGAAAAGAATACATTGACGTATGAGCAGCGGTTTGGTTTTAAG ATTTACTACTGGGACGACGATTCGGCCGAGCCTCGCCTGATGGAGGTCCCTGGCTGCAACGCTTTCTGCCCTCTAGAGACATTCAAGGAACTCACCGCACTTATGGTGCCGGTCGACTTTACCACGGAATGCGAACTTGTTGCCACTTGA
- the LOC134663602 gene encoding venom acid phosphatase Acph-1-like isoform X2 has translation MKEGGREEEPTNAAEAAPGLRTEHTCCCLGVLVGVSLIAALVAVILMKDNNVEVTVLRQVHVLMSHGERTPSERELAMLGTPPPDHVFAPYGAGAITNEGKMLTYEMGALLRKRYNNFMGPYYEQENSIVIASNTNLSKMTALLISAGLWPPPQEQEWNDTISWQPVPYNYPPSDKDFLLYEENCPRYNQEKERILDAYIKEGLLLPYKDLFHKIAQMTNINYSTPQDAYYLNNLFLIQDDIKVANPKWAKHVKRKLIAAAQVEYQMMFHDNLLKKLSGGALLQQIIKEASNSSWRVIVRTGTPVNVAALLAACVAAPPRMPDPGAALLFELHEKLPQPNEKNTLTYEQRFGFKIYYWDDDSAEPRLMEVPGCNAFCPLETFKELTALMVPVDFTTECELVAT, from the exons AT GAAAGAGGGCGGTCGCGAGGAGGAGCCGACCAACGCGGCGGAAGCGGCACCGGGCCTGCGCACCGAACACACCTGCTGCTGCCTCGGCGTGTTGGTAGGCGTCTCGCTCATCGCCG CCCTCGTAGCCGTGATCCTAATGAAAGATAACAACGTAGAAGTAACCGTCTTACGACAAGTACATGTG CTAATGTCCCATGGTGAACGAACACCCAGTGAACGCGAGCTAGCGATGCTGGGGACTCCGCCGCCGGACCACGTCTTCGCGCCCTACGGTGCCGGTGCTATTACTAAT GAGGGCAAGATGTTGACTTACGAGATGGGCGCATTACTTAGAAAAAGATATAATAACTTCATGGGACCTTATTATGAGCAAG aAAACAGCATAGTGATAGCGTCGAACACGAATCTGAGCAAGATGACAGCTCTCCTGATATCGGCGGGTCTGTGGCCGCCGCCGCAGGAGCAAGAGTGGAACGACACGATCAGCTGGCAGCCGGTGCCCTACAATTACCCGCCGAGTGATAAGGATTTC CTTCTGTATGAAGAAAACTGTCCGAGATATAATCAAGAAAAGGAGAGAATTTTAGACGCATACATAAAAGAGGGCTTGTTGCTGCCTTACAAAGATCTCTTCCACAAGATCGCGCAGATGACAAACATCAACTACAGCACGCCGCAAGACGCTTACTATTTAAACAATTTGTTCCTAATACAG GACGATATCAAAGTAGCGAACCCGAAATGGGCGAAACATGTGAAAAGAAAATTGATCGCGGCAGCGCAAGTGGAGTACCAGATGATGTTTCACGACAATTTGTTGAAAAAGCTCAGTGGTG GGGCTCTCCTCCAACAAATAATAAAGGAGGCGTCCAACTCCAGCTGGCGTGTGATAGTGCGCACGGGCACCCCCGTAAACGTGGCCGCTCTGCTGGCCGCTTGCGTGGCAGCGCCTCCGCGCATGCCCGATCCAGGCGCGGCGCTGCTTTTTGAATTACACGAAAAGTTACCGCAACCGAACGAAAAGAATACATTGACGTATGAGCAGCGGTTTGGTTTTAAG ATTTACTACTGGGACGACGATTCGGCCGAGCCTCGCCTGATGGAGGTCCCTGGCTGCAACGCTTTCTGCCCTCTAGAGACATTCAAGGAACTCACCGCACTTATGGTGCCGGTCGACTTTACCACGGAATGCGAACTTGTTGCCACTTGA